The Streptomyces hundungensis genome contains the following window.
TTGGGAGACGGTCAGCCAGTGCTGGGGCGCGAGGACCTTGGCGATCTGCGGGGCGAAGGCGGGCGACGAGACGACCACCTCGGCGGTGGGGCCGTCCGCGACGACCTCGCCGCCCGCGAGGATCACGACCCGGTGGGCGAGTTCGGCGGCCAGCTCCACATCGTGGGTGGCCAGCACGATGGCGTGCCCCTCGGCGGCGAGCGCCCGCAGTACCTCGACCAGACGGGCCTTGGCCGCGTAGTCCAGGCCGCGGGTCGGCTCGTCCAGGAGGAGCAGGGGAGGACGGCCGGTCAGGACGATCGCGAGGGCGAGGGCCAGGCGCTGGCCCTCGGACAGATCACGGGGATGCGTGTCGTCGCGTACGCCCGGCAACAGCGCCGAGACCAGCGACCGGCAACTGCCCGGGGCCGCCCCCGCATCGGCGTCCGCGGCGGCGCACTCGGCGGCGACGGTGTTGGCGTACAGCAGGTCCCGCGGCTCCTGGGGTACGAGGCCGACCTCGCGGATCAGTTCGGCCGGCGGGGTGCGGTGGGGGGTGCGGCCGCCCACGGTGACCGAGCCCGTGGTGGGCTCGACCATGCCGACGAGGGTGTTGAGGAGGGTGGACTTCCCGGCGCCGTTGCGGCCCATCAGGGCGATGATCTCGCCCGGGGCGACCGTGAGGTCCACCCGGCGCAGCGCCTCCACGCGGCCGCGGCGTACGCCCAGGGCGGTGGCGGTCGCCGTGCCGGTGGGGGCGGGGGGCGTCTGCGGGCGGCGGAAGAAGCGGGTCAGCGTGCGGGGTGCCGCGGCGCGGGGGCGGGGTTCGGCGGGCCGGGCTTCAGTGCGGGGTTCGGCGGCGACCCGGGTGGAGAGTTCGGTGCGCAGGGGGCCTGATCTGCGGCGGGCGTCGCGTACCGAGAGGGGGAGGGGGGTCCAGCCCGCCAGGTGGCCCAGGGCCACCACCGGGGGGTGGACGGGGGAGACCTTCATGATGTCGGCGGGGGTGCCCATCATCGGGGGCGCGCCGGGGGAGGGGAGGAGGACCACCTGGTCCGCGTACTGGACCACCCGCTCCAGGCGGTGCTCGGCCAGCAGCACCGTCGTGCCCAGGTCGTGGACGAGGCGCTGGAGGACCGACAGGACGTCCTCCGCGGCGGCCGGGTCCAGGGCCGACGTCGGCTCGTCCAGGACCAGCACCTTCGGATGCGGAGTGAGGACCGACCCGATCGCGACCCGCTGCTGCTGGCCGCCGGAGAGCGTGGCGATGGGCCGGTCGCGCAGCTCCGCGAGGCCCAGCAGATCCAGGGTCTCCTCGACCCGGCGGCGCATCACGGCCGGGGCGAGCCCCAACGACTCCATTCCGTAGGCGAGTTCGTCCTCCACGGTGTCGGTGACGAAGTGGGCGAGCGGATCCTGACCCACCGTGCCGACCAGGTCGGCGAGTTCGCGCGGCTTGTGGGTGCGGGTGTCGCGGCCGTCGACGGTGACGCGGCCGCGCAAGGTGCCGCCGGTGAAGTGCGGGACGAGTCCGCTGACCGTACCGAGCAGCGTCGACTTGCCGACCCCGGACGGACCGACGAGCAGGACCAACTCCCCTTCGGGGATGGCCAGTTCGACGTCGCGCACGGTCGCCTCGTCGGCGCCGTCGTAGGTGACCGACACGTTCTCGAACCGGATCACGGGGATTCCTTCGGTGGTACGGGTGCGACGAACGCCGGGAGCAGACCGGCGAGCAGCGACAGCGCCGGCCACAGCGGCAGGCTCGGTGCGGCCAGGGGTACGACCCCGAGGGTGAGCGCCTCGGGAGCGTACGTACCGGTCCACAGGAGCAGCCCGGCGACCGCGACCCCGGACCCGGCCACCAGCCAGGACCGGACGCCCCAGCGGTCGGGCCGGTAGCGGGTACGCAGCTGGCGGCGGCCTCCGAGACGGAGCCCGGCCAGGGAGGCGAGCACCCCACCGGCCAGCACGGGAAGGCCGTACCCGGCGCCTTCGGAGGCGAGCAGTCCATACGTTCCCGCGCACACGCCCAACAGTCCGCCGAGCGTGAGGACGGTGGTGGTCAGGCGGACGGGGGCGGGGACCTGGGCGGTGCGGCCGTAGCCCCGTGCGTCCATCGAGGCGGCCACCGCGACCGAACGTTCCAGGGCGCCTTCGAGGACCGGCAGGCCGATCTGGGCGATGGCCCGGAGGCCCCCGGTGGGGCGGCCGCGCAGCCTTCGCGCGGTCCGCAGCCGTACGACGTCGGCGACCATGTTCGGCGCGAACGTCATGGCGACGACCACGGCGACGCCGGCCTCGTACAGGGCGCCGGGCAGCGACTTGAGGAGACGGGCGGGGTTGGCGAGCGCGTTCGCCGCGCCCACGCAGATCAGCAGGGTGGCGAGGCGCGCGCCGTCGTACAGGGCGAACAGCATCCCCTCGGCGGTGACCCGGCCGCCGACGCGGATGCCCTTCGCCCAGTCGGGAAGCGGGAGTTGGGGGAGCGTGAACAGGGTGTGGCTGCCGGGGATCGGCGAGCCGAGGACCACGTTGAACGCGAGACGGATGCCGACGACGAACAGCCCGATCTTGATGAAGGCGGTGTACGAGCGGGCCCAGGGGGCGTCGGTTTTGCGGGCGGCCACGACATAACCGGCGACGCCGACGAGGAGGCCGAGCAGGAGCGGATTGTTCGTCCTCGAAGCGGCCGTGGCCAGACCCAGCGCCCAGAGCCACCAGGCGCCGGGGTGCACGGCATTGCTCCGGCTCGCTTCGGGGGCGGCCAGCCGCCGGCTGGGCCTGCGCCGCGGCGCCGCGGCCTCCCGAGCGGGCGTTCCCGTTTCCCGAGCCGGCCTTCCCGTTGTCCGAGCGGGCGCCCCCGGTTCCTGAGCGAACATTCCCGGCGTCAGTTCCTGCGGCGGCGGGCTTGCCAGATCGCGGCCGCGCCCAGGGCCAACACCGCGGCGACTCCGGCCAGCAGGCCGACCGAGGGGCCGCTGTCGTGCCCGGTGTTCGCGGGCTCGGCCTTCGGCGCCGACGGGTCGGCCACCTGCTCGCCACAGCCCGTGCGCGGATAGCCGCCGATCGCGCACAGCAGGGCCGCGCTGTTGTAGCGCAGCGGCTTGGCCACGGCGGCGAGCGCGTCCGCGGTGGTGGCATCCGGCGGGACCTGGGCGCAGGCGTTGCGCGCGGCGGGCGGGGTCTCGCCCGGGGTGGCGTCCTCGGGCGTGCCGAAGTCGATGACGAGCGCGACCCGCTTCGTGCCGTCCTTGGTCGGCGTCGTACCGCACACCGCCTCGAAGGAGGGCGCCGTACGCGGCTGGGAGGCGTCCCTGGAGTCCGCGCTCACCGCGAAACGGAAGCCCTGCACCGAGCCGTCGCCGGGGTGCGCGGACGCCGGGCCCTGGGTGGCGTACGTCCACGCGTCGCCCGCCAGGTCCCAGAACGCCCAGTACCGGTAGCCGGCCGCCTGCGCCGGTCCCGCGCCGGTGGCGAGGACCACCAGGGCGAGGAGCGGCGCGGCGAACGCGGCGAGTCGCGTCCGCATCACAGCCGCTGGTTCTTCTTGCGGCCGCTGATCAGGAAGCCGACGCCGATGCCGGCGACCAGGCCGGCGCCGACGATCCACCAGACGGAGATGCCGTCGTCGTCCTTGGAGTGCGACGTCTGCGCGGAAGGGGTGGAGGTGACCGCGGTCTGCGGCGCCGGGCCCGTGGCGTTGAGGGACGTGACCAGGTTCAGGCCGCCGAAGTTGTTCGGGTCGGCGCCGGTCGCGTCCGCGGCGAAGACGAGCTGGGCGTAGGCGGCGGGGCCGTTCTCCTTGGCCCAGGCGCCCGCGTTCTTGGCCAGCCAGTCGGCGGACGCCTTCGCCTGCTGGGTCTGGCCGGCCGCGGCGAGGGCGACCACCGCGTCCGCGGTGTTGCCGAAGTCGGGCTGGTCGGTGGCGCCCGGCATCGCCGACTTCAGGAACCCGGTCGGGGCCAGCGTCTTGGCGAGGTAGGCGGATCCGTTGTGCGCGGCCTGCTCGGGGGTGGTGGCCCTCTCGCAGGCGGTGCCCTTGGCGTCGGCCGGGCCCGCGCCGGCGGTGAGGCCCTTGCCGAGCGCGCCGGTCACGGCGGCGGCGGTGGCGTCCGCGTTGGCGTACAGCTTCTGCGTCTTGGGGTCCGGCTGGAAGGCGAAGGCGCCCGGGCCGGCGGGGTCGTCGCAGGGCAGGGCGAAGGTGAGCAGCGCGTCGAAGGGGGTCTTGCCGCCCTTGGCCGACTTCACGTCGGCGGGCTTCTCGCCCGCGGCGGCGAGCGCGCCGACCACGATGGCCGTGGAGTTGGAGTCGCTGCCGCCCATGCCCGGGGTGTACGGCCAGCCGCCGTCGTCCTGCTGGACCGACTTCAGCCAGCTGACGCCCTTCTTGATGGCGTCGGCGTGACCCCCGACCGCGACGAACGCCTGCACCGCGGCGGCGGTGGCGTTGGTGTCGAGCTTCTTCGGGTCGCACGCCGTGGCGGTGTCCGCGCGGAACGACGTGAACGAGCCGTCCGCGCACTGCTGCCCGGCCAGCCAGGCGATGGCCTGCTCGGCGGGCTTGACGTTGGTCTTCTCCTGGGCGAGGAAGGCGAGGGACTGCCGGAAGACGCCGTCGAACTGGGGGTCCTTCGTGCCGTACAGGCCCGGCGGGAGCGCCGCGGGGGAGGGCGTGCCGTCGGCGAATGCCGCCGGGGCGGCACCGCCCAGGACGGCGGTGGCGGCGGCGAGCGCGGCGGTGAGCGCTGCGGCGCTGCGGCGTACGGTCATGGCGGGCGGTGCCTCTCCTGCGGTGGAGCGCGGGCACGGGCGCGCTGCACCCGGCTCTGCTCCGTATGCCTCGACGGTGCGGGGTCACCTGCGGTGTGCGGGTGACGGTGAGCCTGTCATGCGGTGACGGGGCGTTCCGCGGTCGCCGTGGTGGGCGGCGTTACGGATCGCCTCTGCTCGGGCTGAGCCGAGATCTCGGCGCCGGGATTGCCCCGGCTTCCCCCCGTACGGGCACGACGACGACCCACCCACCCTACCCGCCCCCCTTCCACCCCGATCCCCCCGGGGACACGCCCCCCGAGACCCCTTGTCCCGCGCAGTTCCCCGCGCCCCCATGAAACCCGCCTTCGTGTGCGGACCGTGCCCGCTTCTCGCGCAGTTCCCCGCGCCCCTGGCAGTACTCGTGCTGGCCCGCGTGAGGGTTGGTCGCGCAGTTCCCCGCGCCCCTTAACTACTCGGCGCTGGCCAGCACCTCAGCCCGTCCGGCGATTGAGGACGAGCGCCCTTAAGGCGCGAACGGGGTCTGGGGCGGAGCCCCAGGAGGCCCGGGCCATCCAACCCTGCGCCTACGGGCGGGTGGGTGGGGAAGGTGCCTTGGGGTCTGGGGCGGAGCCCCAGGGAGCCGGGCTGTCCAACGGGCGGGTGGGTGGGCAAACGGGCCCCGGGGCTACACGGCGTGGTAGCGCGCCGGGCTGCCACCCACCCGCACGACGCGGCCCAGTTTCTCCAGGCGCCGCACATGCGCCTCCGCCTCCGACACCGCAATCGTCCGCGACCCGTCCGGAATCTGCCCCCAGGGCCGGTTCCACTCCATGCGTTCCGCCAGCTCCCACGGCGTGAGCGGTGCGGAAAGGAGGGAAAGGAGCCCCGCCAGCCGCTCCTCGTGGTGCGCCAGCAACTCCCGCACCCGCACCCCCGGTTCGGCGAACGCGTGCTGATGCGCGGGCAGCACCTCGGCCACCCCGAGCCGGCCGACGCGTTCGAGGGAGTCGAGGTAGTCGCCGAGCGGGTCGGTGGACTCGCCGTCGTCGGGGTCCTCGTACAGGCCGATGTGCGGCGTGATGCCGGGCAGCAGATGGTCCCCACTGAACAGCCGCCCGTGGCCCGGGAGTTGGGAGGGGTGCGCCTCCTCCAGGTGCAGGCAGACATGGCCCGGCGTATGCCCCGGCGTCCAGATCGCGCGCAGTCGGCGCCCGGCCAGCGGCAGCAGGTCACCCGGCACGATCTCGCGGTCCGGCAGCGCGGCCCGCAGCCCGGGCAGAGTGCGCGCACGGCCGGACGCGCGGGCCTGCCGCAGCGGGGCGATGTGCTCGTCGGGCGCGCCGACCGCGGTGAGTTTGGCGCACAAGTAGTCCAGCCAGACGCCCGGTTGGGCCTCCCGGGTGCGGCGTACGACGGCCGCGTCGGCCGCGTGCATCGCGATCCACGCGCCGGAGGCCTCCCTGACCTGGCCGGAGAGCCCGTGGTGGTCGGGGTGGTGGTGGGTGATGACCACCCCGTGCACGGCGGAGACGTCCGTACCGAGGGCGCGCAGTCCCGCGGTCAGGGTGTTCCAGGAGGCGGGGTCGTCCCAGCCGGTGTCGATGAGTACCGGGCCCCGGTCCGTGTCGACGAGGTGCACCAGGGTGTGCCCGAGCGGGTTGTCCGGGATCGGCACCTTGATGGAGTGGACCCCGCCCCCGTGGTCGCTCACCTGAGGCGCGGCTGGCTCCTGCGGCATGGAGTCCTCGTCTCTCCGGGGCTCGCGGCGGGACCCCAGGGGTGCGTGTCCGGCGGCCCGCCCTCCCGGTCACTATAACTAGAACCGGTTTCAATCCACGCCCCGATCACACAACTGCCCCGGCCGGACCCCTCATTGACCGCTCCCGCCCCGGCCCCGCTCCACCCGTGGACTCCTGCAACTAGAACTGGTATCAGTTCTGGGGAGGGGGCCCGCCCCGCACATCCCGCACCGCACCCGCACGTCCAGGCAGCAGCCAAGCCCGCGCCGCAGGAGGCACCCGGCATGACCGAGCTCGTGGAACACGGACAGCTTTTCATCGGCGGGGAGTTGACCGACCCCCTCGGCTCCGACGTCATCGAGGTGATCTCGCCCCACACCGAGCAGGTCATCGGCCGCGTCCCGCACGCCTGCCGGGCGGATGTGGACCGTGCCGTGGCCGCCGCCCGCACGGCATTCGACACGGGCCCCTGGGCGCGGGCCACACCCGAGGAGCGCATCGAGGTGGTGTCCCGCATCAAGGACGCGATCCTCGCGCGGCACGAGGAGATCGCCCGTTGCATCAGCGCGCAGAACGGCTCCCCGTACTCCTGGAGCGTGCTCGCCCAGGCGCTCGGCGCGATGATGGTGTGGGATTCCGCCATTACCGTAGCCCGCCGATTCCCTTACGAGGAGCGGCGGTCGGGTGCGCTCGGCCCCCTGCTGGTGCGGCGCGAACCGGTCGGGGTGGTGGCCGCCGTGGTGCCGTGGAACGTGCCGCAGTTCGTGGCCGCCGCCAAGCTGGGGCCCGCGCTGCTCACCGGCTGCTCGGTGATCCTCAAGCCGTCCCCCGAAACCCCCCTGGACGCCTACATCCTGGGTGAGATCGCCGCCGAGGCCGGGCTCCCGGAGGGCGTGCTCTCCATCCTGCCCGCGGACCGCGAGGTCAGTGAATACCTCGTCGGGCACCCCGGCGTCGACAAGGTGTCCTTCACCGGGTCCGTCGCGGCCGGCAAGCGCGTGATGGAGGTCGCCGCGCGCAACCTGACCCGGGTCACCCTGGAGCTGGGCGGCAAGTCCGCGGCGGTGATCCTGCCCGACGCGGACCTGGAGACGACGGTGGCGGGCGTGGCCTCGGCCGCCTGGATGAACAACGGGCAGGCCTGTGTGGCCCAGACCCGCATCCTGGCGCCGCGCGCCCGTTACGAGGAGTTCGCGGAGGCGTTCGCGGCGGCGGCGGGGGCGCTGGTCGTCGGGGACCCGCTGGACCCGGCCACCCAGGTCGGCCCGCTGGTCGCCGAGCGGCAGCGGCAGCGCTCGCTCGACTACATCCGCATCGGCCAGGAGGAGGGCGCCAAGATCCTCAGCGGCGGCGGGCGTCCGGCCGGTCTGGAGCGGGGCTGGTACGTGGAGCCCACCCTCTTCGGCGGGGTCGACAACACGATGCGCATCGCCCGGGAGGAGATCTTCGGGCCGGTCATCTGCCTCCTGCCGTACGGGGACGAGGCGGAGGCGCTCGGAATCGCCAACGACTCCGAGTACGGGCTCAGCGGCAGCGTGTGGACCGGGGACGTGGAGCACGGCATCGACTTCGGGCGCCGGGTGCGCACCGGCACCTTCAACGTCAACACCTTCAGCCTGGACATGCTGGGCCCGTTCGGTGGCTACAAGTCCTCCGGTCTCGGCCGGGAGTTCGGGCCCGAGGGCTTCGGGGAGTACCTGGAGCACAAGATGATCCACCTGCCCGCCGGCCACGGGGGCGAGTGATGGGCGACCGCTGGCACGTGGAGGTCGACCGGAGTGTGTGCATCGGCTCCGGCATGTGTGTGAACCACGCCCCCGCCGCGTTCGAGCTCGACTCCGCACGGCAGTCCCAGCCGCGCGAGCCCGACACCGACGCGGGCGAACAGGTCCTGGCCGCGGCCGAGGGCTGCCCCGTGGAGGCCATCCTGATCACCCTCCTCGGCTCCGGCGAAACCGTCTTCCCACCCGAGGACTAACCCCCCCGGGCCCCCCGCAACCCCCTAGGGGCGCGGGGAACTGCGCGACCAGCCACGCACGGTCCGCGGACGAAGAAGTCGCCCCCTCCTGGGGCACCGGACCCTCAAGCCCTCTTTCACCTGCGGCCCGGTGGGGGCCGTTCGCGCAGTTCCCCGCGCCCCTAGGGGGTGGGGGGCGGGGCGGTCATAAGGCGCAGGCCGGCCCCGCGCCCCTGGCAGGGCTGGTGGTTGGCGCGTTCGTGAGGGCGGGCCAGGACCGGGCGCCCCCTGGCGGGGTGGGGGTCGGCGCGGTCATAAGGCGCAGGCCGACCCGGGCGCGGGGTCAGGGGTTGGGCGGGGTCGTGAGGTCGATGAGTTTGCAGACCGTTTCGATGTCGATTTTGACCTGCGCGATCGACGCCCGCCCCGACAGCCAGGTGATCAGCGCCGAGTGCCAGGTGTGCTCGATGACCCGTACCGCCGAAAGCTGCTCGGGCGTGGGGTGTTCGAGCCCCACCGCGTCCAGGATGATCGCCGTGGTCTGCCGCGAGACCGTGTCCACCTCGGGGCTGACCGATCGGTCCGCGAAGGTGAGCGCCCGCACCATCGCGTCCGCCAGATGCGGCTCGCGCTGGAGCGCGCGAAAGGCCCGCATGAGGGTTTCGGCCACCCGCTCCGCCGACCCCGCGCCCGAAGGCGGATGCTTGCGCAGCGTGCCGTGCAGATGCTGGAGCTGGTCCTGCATGGTGGCGACCAGGAGGTGGATCTTGGAGGGGAAGTAGCGGTACAGCGTGCCGAGCGCGACGCCCGCCGCCTCGGCCACCTCGCGCATCTGGACCGCGTCGAAGCCGCCGCGGCTGGCCAGCTGGGCGCTCGCGTGCAGGATGCGCCGGCGCCGGGCCTCCTGGCGTTCCGTCAGGGGAGGGGTGGCCGGGATGGCCGCCTTGGCTTCCGCTGTCATGTGTCCCGTTCCGTTTGTCCGGTTCTCCGGCGTTCTCCACCACGGTGTTCGGCGGCCCAGCATGGCAGGGGCCCCGTCGTGGCGCGAATCACCTGATCCGGCTCTTACAGTCGCGCTACCTGCCGGTAGATTCGAAGCTTCTCGAGTGATCGACGAACGCTCGAGAAGGATCAAGTCTGGAACTTGTTCTAGATTAGCGCCAGCGGTTACGCTCCGGCGAAACGCAGTGATGAAGGGGGCCGCGAGTGACCGCTGAGGCCATAGAGGCAAGCCCCCGCACCGGGGGCGACGACCGCGCGGGCGAGCGTCCGCTGAGGATCGCGCTCCTGACGTACAAGGGCAACCCGTTCTGCGGCGGCCAGGGCGTCTATGTGCGCCACCTCTCGCGCGAACTGGCCCGGCTCGGGCACAGCGTCGAGGTCATCGGCGCCCAGCCCTACCCGGTGCTCGACGAGGGCGTCCCGCTCACCGAGCTCCCCAGCCTGGACCTCTACCGCTCGCCCGACCCGTTCCGTACGCCCGCGAGGGACGAGTACCGGGACTGGATCGACCGCCTGGAAGTCGCGGCGATGCGCACCGGCGGCTTCCCCGAGCCGCTCACCTTCTCGCTGCGCGCCCGGCGCCATCTGGCCGCCCGCCGGGGCGAGTTCGACGTCATCCACGACAACCAGACGCTCGGCTACGGACTGCTCGGCGACGTCGGCGCGCCCCTGGTCACCACGATCCACCACCCCATCACCGTGGACCGCAGGCTCGAACTGGACGCCGCACCCGACTGGAAGCGCCGCGCCTCGGTGCGCCGCTGGTACGGCTTCACCCAGATGCAGAAGCGGGTCGCCCGCCGGCTGCCCTCGGTGCTCACCGTCTCCGGCACCTCCAAGGGCGAGATCGTCGACCACCTGGGGGTGCGCGAGGAGCGCATCGAGGTCGTCCACATCGGCGCCGACACCGGCCTGTGGTCACCGGATGCGGCCGTCGCCGAGGTGCCCGGCCGGATCGTGACCACCTCCAGCGCGGACGTGCCGCTCAAGGGCCTGGTCTTCCTCGTCGAGGCCCTCGCCAAGCTGCGCACCGAGCACCCCGACGCCCATCTCGTCGTCGTCGGCAAGCGCGCCGAGGACGGACCCGTCGCCCAGGCCATCGAGAAGTACGGGCTCGGCCACGCCGTGGAGTTCGTCAAGGGCATCACCGACGCCGAACTCGTCGACCTCGTACGCTCCGCGCAGGTCAGCTGTGTGCCCTCGTTGTACGAGGGCTTCTCGCTGCCCGCAGCCGAAGCCATGGCGACCGGCACCCCGCTCCTCGCCACCACCGGCGGCGCCATCCCCGAGGTGGCCGGCCCCGACGGCGAGACCTGCCTCGCGGTGCCGCCCGGCGACGCGGGGGCGCTGGCCGCCGGACTCGCCCGCCTCCTCGGCGACCCGGCCCTGCGCCGCCGCCTCGGCGCCGCCGGACGCG
Protein-coding sequences here:
- a CDS encoding energy-coupling factor transporter transmembrane component T, whose amino-acid sequence is MFAQEPGAPARTTGRPARETGTPAREAAAPRRRPSRRLAAPEASRSNAVHPGAWWLWALGLATAASRTNNPLLLGLLVGVAGYVVAARKTDAPWARSYTAFIKIGLFVVGIRLAFNVVLGSPIPGSHTLFTLPQLPLPDWAKGIRVGGRVTAEGMLFALYDGARLATLLICVGAANALANPARLLKSLPGALYEAGVAVVVAMTFAPNMVADVVRLRTARRLRGRPTGGLRAIAQIGLPVLEGALERSVAVAASMDARGYGRTAQVPAPVRLTTTVLTLGGLLGVCAGTYGLLASEGAGYGLPVLAGGVLASLAGLRLGGRRQLRTRYRPDRWGVRSWLVAGSGVAVAGLLLWTGTYAPEALTLGVVPLAAPSLPLWPALSLLAGLLPAFVAPVPPKESP
- a CDS encoding glycosyltransferase family 4 protein, translated to MTAEAIEASPRTGGDDRAGERPLRIALLTYKGNPFCGGQGVYVRHLSRELARLGHSVEVIGAQPYPVLDEGVPLTELPSLDLYRSPDPFRTPARDEYRDWIDRLEVAAMRTGGFPEPLTFSLRARRHLAARRGEFDVIHDNQTLGYGLLGDVGAPLVTTIHHPITVDRRLELDAAPDWKRRASVRRWYGFTQMQKRVARRLPSVLTVSGTSKGEIVDHLGVREERIEVVHIGADTGLWSPDAAVAEVPGRIVTTSSADVPLKGLVFLVEALAKLRTEHPDAHLVVVGKRAEDGPVAQAIEKYGLGHAVEFVKGITDAELVDLVRSAQVSCVPSLYEGFSLPAAEAMATGTPLLATTGGAIPEVAGPDGETCLAVPPGDAGALAAGLARLLGDPALRRRLGAAGRERVLERFTWRRAALGTADLYRSAIAAQGRSARKAAR
- a CDS encoding SCO2322 family protein, coding for MRTRLAAFAAPLLALVVLATGAGPAQAAGYRYWAFWDLAGDAWTYATQGPASAHPGDGSVQGFRFAVSADSRDASQPRTAPSFEAVCGTTPTKDGTKRVALVIDFGTPEDATPGETPPAARNACAQVPPDATTADALAAVAKPLRYNSAALLCAIGGYPRTGCGEQVADPSAPKAEPANTGHDSGPSVGLLAGVAAVLALGAAAIWQARRRRN
- a CDS encoding ferredoxin, which gives rise to MGDRWHVEVDRSVCIGSGMCVNHAPAAFELDSARQSQPREPDTDAGEQVLAAAEGCPVEAILITLLGSGETVFPPED
- a CDS encoding MBL fold metallo-hydrolase — translated: MPQEPAAPQVSDHGGGVHSIKVPIPDNPLGHTLVHLVDTDRGPVLIDTGWDDPASWNTLTAGLRALGTDVSAVHGVVITHHHPDHHGLSGQVREASGAWIAMHAADAAVVRRTREAQPGVWLDYLCAKLTAVGAPDEHIAPLRQARASGRARTLPGLRAALPDREIVPGDLLPLAGRRLRAIWTPGHTPGHVCLHLEEAHPSQLPGHGRLFSGDHLLPGITPHIGLYEDPDDGESTDPLGDYLDSLERVGRLGVAEVLPAHQHAFAEPGVRVRELLAHHEERLAGLLSLLSAPLTPWELAERMEWNRPWGQIPDGSRTIAVSEAEAHVRRLEKLGRVVRVGGSPARYHAV
- a CDS encoding aldehyde dehydrogenase is translated as MTELVEHGQLFIGGELTDPLGSDVIEVISPHTEQVIGRVPHACRADVDRAVAAARTAFDTGPWARATPEERIEVVSRIKDAILARHEEIARCISAQNGSPYSWSVLAQALGAMMVWDSAITVARRFPYEERRSGALGPLLVRREPVGVVAAVVPWNVPQFVAAAKLGPALLTGCSVILKPSPETPLDAYILGEIAAEAGLPEGVLSILPADREVSEYLVGHPGVDKVSFTGSVAAGKRVMEVAARNLTRVTLELGGKSAAVILPDADLETTVAGVASAAWMNNGQACVAQTRILAPRARYEEFAEAFAAAAGALVVGDPLDPATQVGPLVAERQRQRSLDYIRIGQEEGAKILSGGGRPAGLERGWYVEPTLFGGVDNTMRIAREEIFGPVICLLPYGDEAEALGIANDSEYGLSGSVWTGDVEHGIDFGRRVRTGTFNVNTFSLDMLGPFGGYKSSGLGREFGPEGFGEYLEHKMIHLPAGHGGE
- a CDS encoding ABC transporter ATP-binding protein, whose translation is MIRFENVSVTYDGADEATVRDVELAIPEGELVLLVGPSGVGKSTLLGTVSGLVPHFTGGTLRGRVTVDGRDTRTHKPRELADLVGTVGQDPLAHFVTDTVEDELAYGMESLGLAPAVMRRRVEETLDLLGLAELRDRPIATLSGGQQQRVAIGSVLTPHPKVLVLDEPTSALDPAAAEDVLSVLQRLVHDLGTTVLLAEHRLERVVQYADQVVLLPSPGAPPMMGTPADIMKVSPVHPPVVALGHLAGWTPLPLSVRDARRRSGPLRTELSTRVAAEPRTEARPAEPRPRAAAPRTLTRFFRRPQTPPAPTGTATATALGVRRGRVEALRRVDLTVAPGEIIALMGRNGAGKSTLLNTLVGMVEPTTGSVTVGGRTPHRTPPAELIREVGLVPQEPRDLLYANTVAAECAAADADAGAAPGSCRSLVSALLPGVRDDTHPRDLSEGQRLALALAIVLTGRPPLLLLDEPTRGLDYAAKARLVEVLRALAAEGHAIVLATHDVELAAELAHRVVILAGGEVVADGPTAEVVVSSPAFAPQIAKVLAPQHWLTVSQVREALS
- a CDS encoding prenyltransferase/squalene oxidase repeat-containing protein; the protein is MTVRRSAAALTAALAAATAVLGGAAPAAFADGTPSPAALPPGLYGTKDPQFDGVFRQSLAFLAQEKTNVKPAEQAIAWLAGQQCADGSFTSFRADTATACDPKKLDTNATAAAVQAFVAVGGHADAIKKGVSWLKSVQQDDGGWPYTPGMGGSDSNSTAIVVGALAAAGEKPADVKSAKGGKTPFDALLTFALPCDDPAGPGAFAFQPDPKTQKLYANADATAAAVTGALGKGLTAGAGPADAKGTACERATTPEQAAHNGSAYLAKTLAPTGFLKSAMPGATDQPDFGNTADAVVALAAAGQTQQAKASADWLAKNAGAWAKENGPAAYAQLVFAADATGADPNNFGGLNLVTSLNATGPAPQTAVTSTPSAQTSHSKDDDGISVWWIVGAGLVAGIGVGFLISGRKKNQRL
- a CDS encoding TetR family transcriptional regulator, which gives rise to MTAEAKAAIPATPPLTERQEARRRRILHASAQLASRGGFDAVQMREVAEAAGVALGTLYRYFPSKIHLLVATMQDQLQHLHGTLRKHPPSGAGSAERVAETLMRAFRALQREPHLADAMVRALTFADRSVSPEVDTVSRQTTAIILDAVGLEHPTPEQLSAVRVIEHTWHSALITWLSGRASIAQVKIDIETVCKLIDLTTPPNP